A region of Streptomyces sp. NBC_01788 DNA encodes the following proteins:
- a CDS encoding HpcH/HpaI aldolase/citrate lyase family protein gives MRHFGYLATELRQRLFHREPCEFTADSPARTLSAALGATLYSPATRPSLAADIVKQAGRGVVSMVLCLEDSIDDAEVEDGEENLVRQFTELASLPRTPGAVELPLLFIRVRAPQQIPDLVRRLGPAVRLLSGFVLPKFTGERGIPFLEAVEAAETESGRRLFAMPVLESPELLYRESRVETLEGIFRAVDKHRDRVLALRLGVTDFCSSYGLRRAPDMTAYDLQVVASVIADVVNMLGRADGTGFTVTGPVWEYFRVQERMFKPQLRQSPFMEVQAVELRAKLIEHAMDGLLREISLDQANGLLGKTCIHPSHVLPVHALSVVSHEEFSDAADILRPERGGGGVLRSAYTNKMNEVKPHRAWAERTLLRAEVFGVAREDVGFVELLAAAVSD, from the coding sequence ATGCGTCATTTCGGGTATCTCGCCACCGAGTTGCGGCAGCGCCTGTTCCACCGGGAGCCGTGCGAGTTCACCGCCGACTCCCCGGCCCGGACGCTCTCCGCCGCCCTCGGCGCCACGCTGTACAGCCCGGCCACCCGGCCGAGCCTCGCCGCCGACATCGTCAAGCAGGCGGGCCGCGGCGTGGTCTCGATGGTGCTGTGCCTGGAGGACTCGATCGACGACGCCGAGGTGGAGGACGGCGAGGAGAACCTGGTCCGGCAGTTCACCGAACTGGCCTCGTTGCCGCGGACGCCCGGCGCCGTGGAGCTCCCGCTGCTGTTCATCCGGGTGCGCGCCCCCCAGCAGATACCCGACCTGGTACGACGCCTCGGGCCCGCGGTGCGGCTGCTGTCCGGGTTCGTGCTGCCGAAGTTCACCGGGGAGCGGGGCATCCCGTTCCTGGAGGCGGTGGAGGCCGCCGAGACGGAGAGCGGACGGCGCCTGTTCGCCATGCCGGTCCTCGAATCGCCCGAACTGCTCTACCGCGAGTCGCGGGTGGAGACCCTGGAGGGGATCTTCCGCGCGGTCGACAAGCACCGCGACCGGGTGCTCGCGCTGCGCCTCGGCGTGACGGACTTCTGCTCCTCGTACGGGCTGCGCAGGGCCCCCGACATGACGGCCTACGACCTCCAGGTCGTCGCCTCCGTGATCGCCGACGTGGTGAACATGCTGGGACGCGCCGACGGCACCGGGTTCACGGTGACCGGACCGGTGTGGGAGTACTTCCGGGTGCAGGAGCGCATGTTCAAGCCACAGTTGAGGCAGAGCCCCTTCATGGAGGTGCAGGCGGTCGAACTGCGCGCGAAGCTCATCGAGCACGCGATGGACGGACTGCTGCGGGAGATCTCCCTGGACCAGGCCAACGGACTGCTCGGCAAGACCTGCATCCACCCCTCCCACGTCCTGCCCGTGCACGCGCTGTCCGTGGTCAGCCACGAGGAGTTCAGCGACGCGGCGGACATCCTGCGGCCCGAGCGGGGCGGCGGGGGCGTGCTGAGGTCGGCGTACACGAACAAGATGAACGAGGTGAAGCCGCACCGCGCGTGGGCCGAGCGGACCCTGCTGCGCGCCGAGGTCTTCGGCGTGGCGCGGGAGGACGTCGGCTTCGTGGAGCTGCTGGCTGCCGCGGTCTCCGACTGA
- a CDS encoding TerD family protein, which yields MGFFDGLLGGRAADFDSGSASTNAIELTKRHHHVSLTKQGAATGHLRVNLAWRMRTSDLGGPTRDSLLRHPLRALKPPQVIGHSQSMVNVDLDLGCMYELSDGTKGVVQPLGGFLGDVNAPPYVKLSGDDRFGSASGETMYINLDHRDQIKRLLVFVYIYDQTPAFDRTHAIVTMYPSNGPRIEIGLDERHPQARSCAVVLIENVKDELIVRREVKFVYGFQSELDRLYGWGLQWGRGYKSKADR from the coding sequence ATGGGCTTCTTCGACGGTCTGCTGGGAGGGCGCGCGGCCGACTTCGACTCGGGCAGCGCCTCGACCAACGCGATCGAACTGACCAAACGGCACCACCATGTGTCGCTGACCAAGCAGGGCGCGGCCACCGGCCATCTGCGCGTCAACCTGGCCTGGCGGATGCGCACCTCCGACCTCGGCGGTCCGACCCGGGACAGCCTGCTGCGGCACCCGCTCAGGGCGCTCAAGCCGCCGCAGGTGATCGGACACAGCCAGAGCATGGTCAACGTCGACCTCGACCTCGGCTGCATGTACGAGCTGTCCGACGGCACCAAGGGCGTCGTACAGCCCCTCGGCGGCTTCCTCGGCGACGTCAACGCACCGCCGTACGTCAAACTCAGCGGCGACGACCGGTTCGGGTCCGCGTCCGGCGAGACCATGTACATCAACCTCGACCACCGGGACCAGATCAAACGGCTGCTGGTCTTCGTGTACATCTACGACCAGACACCGGCCTTCGACCGCACCCACGCGATCGTCACGATGTACCCGAGCAACGGTCCGCGCATCGAGATCGGCCTCGACGAACGCCACCCGCAGGCACGCTCGTGCGCGGTGGTCCTGATCGAGAACGTCAAGGACGAACTGATCGTCCGCCGCGAGGTCAAGTTCGTCTACGGCTTCCAGTCGGAACTGGACCGCCTGTACGGCTGGGGCCTTCAGTGGGGCCGTGGCTACAAGTCCAAGGCCGACCGCTAG
- a CDS encoding HAD family hydrolase, whose protein sequence is MPVLVASDLDRTLIYSAAALALTMPDARAPRLLCVEVHESKPLSYLTETAAGLLTDLADSAVFVPATTRTRKQYLRINLPGPAPTYAVCANGGHLLVDGVSDGDWHRRVTTRLADECASLAEVQEHLLRTADPVWVRKQRVAEDLFAYLVVERELLPDDWVKELTAWAAGRGWTVSLQGRKLYAVPKPLTKSAAVREVARRTGADLVLGAGDSLLDADLLHAVDRGWRPGHGELADSGWTAPGIAALPERGVLAGERIVREFLKAARAPR, encoded by the coding sequence ATGCCGGTCCTCGTGGCGAGCGATCTCGACCGTACGCTCATCTACTCCGCCGCCGCCCTGGCGCTCACCATGCCGGACGCGCGGGCCCCGCGGCTGCTGTGCGTGGAGGTGCACGAGAGCAAGCCGCTGTCGTACCTGACCGAGACGGCAGCCGGGCTGCTCACCGATCTCGCCGACTCGGCGGTGTTCGTGCCCGCCACGACCCGCACCCGCAAGCAGTACCTGCGCATCAACCTGCCCGGCCCGGCACCGACGTACGCCGTCTGCGCCAACGGCGGCCACCTGCTGGTGGACGGCGTCTCGGACGGCGACTGGCACCGGCGGGTGACCACGCGGCTGGCCGACGAGTGCGCGTCGCTCGCGGAGGTCCAGGAGCATCTGCTGCGCACCGCCGACCCCGTCTGGGTGCGCAAGCAGCGCGTGGCCGAGGACCTGTTCGCCTACCTCGTGGTGGAGCGCGAACTCCTGCCCGACGACTGGGTGAAGGAACTGACCGCCTGGGCGGCCGGGCGCGGCTGGACGGTCTCCCTGCAGGGCCGCAAGCTCTACGCCGTCCCCAAGCCACTGACCAAGAGCGCCGCCGTCCGCGAGGTCGCCCGCCGCACCGGCGCCGACCTCGTCCTCGGCGCCGGCGACTCGCTGCTGGACGCCGACCTGCTGCACGCCGTGGACCGCGGCTGGCGGCCCGGACACGGTGAACTGGCCGACTCCGGCTGGACGGCACCCGGCATCGCCGCACTGCCCGAGCGCGGAGTGCTCGCCGGGGAGCGGATCGTGCGGGAGTTCCTCAAGGCGGCCCGGGCACCCCGTTAG
- a CDS encoding amidase domain-containing protein — translation MVAGVALVPNWSAGAAVTNDPTVDAATKATFQKLADAVFTDRTQALVDDGAGSKGRHHRKTSGFSGKVRLSGTQSRQESSALDQLRGRKARLAKLGEKYSAGKTSVSLDATRVQGRDAKVAVTETTTLTYRKVRGNEPKTTGFQARHELTFKADQKGNWQLTGIRDTDDGVAVNQIAEPSVVTPPTAKPSTPAPTAKASTKPPTTAPATPAPTTAAPAPSTTAPSVAADGNPPAAPRAAITANPPAAAKNLTGGAYDYKAMAAYATKYWNNYNPEYPDFNGAGAGGDCTNFVSQSLKAGGWKHEPGYTYDFHKWFGNAEIQSDSFVGVNEFSWYALSSKRVTSLANVYQMDVGDVLQMDFNRDGSKDHTMIVTSRTAQGVPYLSYHSTNTYNRSVASIIASYPDAYYYAYRT, via the coding sequence GTGGTCGCCGGCGTCGCGCTGGTGCCCAACTGGAGCGCGGGCGCGGCCGTCACCAACGACCCGACGGTGGACGCGGCCACCAAGGCCACCTTCCAGAAGCTGGCCGACGCGGTCTTCACCGACCGCACCCAGGCCCTGGTGGACGACGGCGCGGGCAGCAAGGGCCGCCACCACCGGAAGACCTCCGGCTTCTCCGGCAAGGTCCGCCTGTCCGGCACGCAGTCGCGCCAGGAGAGCTCCGCCCTGGACCAACTGCGCGGCCGCAAGGCACGGCTCGCGAAGCTGGGCGAGAAGTACAGCGCCGGCAAGACCAGCGTGTCGCTGGACGCCACCCGGGTGCAGGGCCGCGACGCCAAGGTCGCCGTCACCGAGACCACGACCCTGACGTACCGGAAGGTCCGCGGCAACGAGCCGAAGACCACCGGCTTCCAGGCCCGCCACGAACTGACGTTCAAGGCGGACCAGAAGGGCAACTGGCAGCTCACCGGCATCCGCGACACGGACGACGGCGTCGCCGTCAACCAGATCGCCGAACCGTCCGTCGTCACGCCGCCCACCGCGAAGCCGTCGACCCCGGCTCCGACCGCGAAGGCGTCGACCAAGCCGCCCACCACGGCGCCGGCGACCCCGGCCCCGACCACCGCGGCCCCGGCGCCCTCCACCACGGCCCCGAGCGTCGCCGCCGACGGCAACCCGCCCGCGGCACCCCGCGCGGCCATCACCGCGAACCCGCCCGCCGCAGCGAAGAACCTCACCGGCGGGGCCTACGACTACAAGGCCATGGCGGCGTACGCGACGAAGTACTGGAACAACTACAACCCCGAGTACCCCGACTTCAACGGGGCGGGGGCCGGCGGCGACTGCACCAACTTCGTCAGCCAGTCCCTCAAGGCGGGCGGCTGGAAGCACGAACCCGGCTACACGTACGACTTCCACAAGTGGTTCGGCAACGCCGAGATCCAGTCGGACTCGTTCGTCGGCGTCAACGAGTTCTCCTGGTACGCCCTGTCCTCCAAGCGGGTCACCAGCCTCGCCAACGTCTACCAGATGGACGTCGGCGACGTGCTCCAGATGGACTTCAACCGGGACGGGTCCAAGGACCACACCATGATCGTCACGTCGCGCACCGCGCAGGGCGTGCCGTATCTGTCGTACCACTCCACCAACACCTACAACAGGTCGGTGGCGAGCATCATCGCCTCCTACCCGGACGCGTACTACTACGCCTACCGCACCTGA
- a CDS encoding FmdB family zinc ribbon protein, giving the protein MPRYEYRCRSCGDTFELSRPMAESSAPASCPAGHDDTVKLLSTVAVGGSAAAPAPAPRSGSGGGGCCGGGCCG; this is encoded by the coding sequence ATGCCTCGCTACGAGTACCGCTGCCGGAGCTGCGGCGACACCTTCGAACTGAGTCGTCCCATGGCGGAGTCGTCCGCCCCGGCCAGCTGCCCCGCCGGGCACGACGACACGGTCAAGCTGCTGTCCACGGTCGCGGTGGGCGGCTCCGCGGCCGCCCCGGCACCCGCGCCGCGGTCCGGCTCGGGCGGCGGCGGGTGCTGCGGCGGAGGCTGCTGCGGCTGA
- a CDS encoding phosphoribosyltransferase, with amino-acid sequence MNKPVNDGLWSGTWVAERLGVELVGDHRLTGLLGLALRRNPKRAHLLVSNVLGKHVPQSPSVVYGHGFALGRRVRNLLGTDQSDRAVVLGYAETATGLGHAVADGLGAAPYLHSTRRPVPGIDPAGGFEESHSHATSHLLLPEDPVLLASDGPLVLVDDEFSTGNTVLNTIRALHTRHPRKRYVVVALIDMRAPADVDRLRQFADRMDTQVSLITTASGTLRLPADVLERGQALVAEHERAQQTEQRTPHPVASDASEGADGSAVPERGPGEVPGGQRHWPAGRVRRVELRWPRRVPDGGRHGFTPAHRERLERALPAMAARIAEALPRDARQVLVLGCEELMYAPLRLARELEQVVEAEVRYSTTTRSPVLAVDDPGYAIRTRLVFPAHDDPADGPGERYAYNVAGGGFDAVVAVVDSAADTPELHAPDGLLARLAEHTPHVLFAVVPSYLPVPPHAPERSPMLPEPLRGPAFSSYAPDEVGWLLQDLSDVTLEAPTEEREEAIQSGGAHYAESLPVEYQPSEQYQELFHTALTASAARIARAVGVVTETILAEVPLRRKSPAGTDETPGAGPVLVSLARAGTPVGVLMRRWARFRHGRDLPHYAVSIVRGRGIDTNALRWLAARHDPRDVVFVDGWTGKGAITRELAQAIKEFEEREGITGFDPEIAVLADPGSCVRTYGTREDFLIPSACLNSTVSGLISRTVLRADLVGRHDFHGAKFYRELAGADVSNGFLDAVSQCFHEVADGVDVAAKELLTTDRAPTWEGWAAVERISEEYGIHDVNLVKPGVGETTRVLLRRVPWRILARAGAGADLDHVRLLAGQRGVPVEEVDELPYSCVGLIHPRYTRGATGADGRTVTR; translated from the coding sequence ATGAACAAGCCAGTGAACGACGGGCTCTGGTCCGGCACCTGGGTCGCCGAGCGGCTCGGTGTCGAACTCGTGGGCGACCACCGGCTGACGGGCCTCCTGGGTCTCGCGCTGCGCCGCAACCCCAAGCGGGCGCACCTGCTCGTGTCCAACGTGCTCGGCAAGCACGTGCCGCAGTCGCCCTCGGTCGTGTACGGCCACGGGTTCGCCCTGGGCCGCCGGGTCCGGAACCTGCTGGGCACCGACCAGTCCGACCGGGCGGTCGTCCTGGGCTACGCGGAGACCGCCACGGGCCTCGGGCACGCGGTCGCGGACGGCCTGGGCGCCGCGCCGTACCTGCACTCCACGCGCCGCCCGGTGCCCGGCATCGACCCCGCCGGCGGCTTCGAGGAGTCCCACTCGCACGCCACCTCCCACCTCCTGCTGCCCGAGGACCCCGTCCTGCTGGCCTCCGACGGCCCGCTGGTCCTGGTGGACGACGAGTTCTCCACCGGCAACACGGTCCTGAACACCATCCGCGCCCTCCACACCCGCCACCCGCGAAAGCGCTACGTCGTGGTCGCCCTGATCGACATGCGGGCCCCCGCCGACGTGGACCGCCTACGGCAGTTCGCCGACCGGATGGACACCCAGGTCTCCCTGATCACCACGGCCTCCGGCACACTGCGCCTCCCGGCGGACGTCCTGGAGAGAGGCCAAGCCCTCGTCGCCGAGCACGAACGGGCTCAGCAGACCGAGCAGCGCACGCCGCACCCGGTCGCGTCCGACGCCTCGGAGGGGGCGGACGGGTCCGCCGTGCCGGAGCGCGGGCCCGGTGAGGTGCCGGGCGGTCAGCGGCATTGGCCGGCCGGGCGGGTGCGGCGGGTCGAGCTGCGGTGGCCGCGAAGGGTGCCGGACGGCGGGCGGCACGGGTTCACGCCGGCGCATCGGGAGCGGCTTGAGCGGGCACTGCCCGCCATGGCCGCACGGATCGCCGAAGCGCTGCCGCGGGACGCGCGGCAGGTACTGGTGCTCGGCTGCGAGGAACTGATGTACGCGCCACTGCGGCTGGCGCGGGAGCTGGAGCAGGTCGTGGAGGCCGAGGTGCGGTACTCCACCACCACCCGCTCGCCCGTACTGGCCGTCGACGACCCCGGATACGCGATCCGCACCCGGCTGGTCTTCCCCGCCCACGACGACCCGGCCGACGGCCCCGGCGAGCGCTACGCCTACAACGTCGCCGGCGGCGGCTTCGACGCCGTGGTCGCCGTCGTCGACTCCGCTGCCGACACCCCCGAACTGCACGCGCCCGACGGCCTGCTGGCCCGGCTCGCGGAGCACACCCCGCACGTCCTGTTCGCGGTCGTGCCCTCGTACCTCCCCGTGCCCCCGCACGCCCCCGAAAGGTCCCCGATGCTGCCCGAGCCCCTCCGCGGCCCCGCCTTCTCCTCGTACGCGCCGGACGAGGTCGGCTGGCTGCTCCAGGACCTCTCGGACGTGACGCTGGAGGCGCCGACGGAGGAGCGCGAGGAGGCCATCCAGAGCGGCGGCGCGCACTACGCCGAGTCGCTGCCGGTGGAGTACCAGCCCAGCGAGCAGTACCAGGAGCTGTTCCACACGGCCCTGACGGCCTCCGCCGCGCGCATCGCCCGGGCCGTCGGCGTGGTCACCGAGACGATCCTCGCCGAAGTCCCCCTGCGCCGGAAGAGCCCGGCCGGGACGGACGAGACCCCCGGCGCCGGCCCCGTGCTCGTCTCGCTCGCCCGCGCCGGTACCCCCGTCGGCGTACTGATGCGGCGCTGGGCCCGGTTCCGGCACGGCCGGGACCTGCCGCACTACGCCGTGTCGATCGTGCGCGGCCGCGGCATCGACACCAACGCGCTGCGCTGGCTCGCCGCCCGCCACGACCCCCGCGACGTCGTCTTCGTCGACGGCTGGACCGGGAAGGGCGCCATCACCCGCGAACTGGCCCAGGCGATCAAGGAGTTCGAGGAGCGCGAAGGGATCACCGGCTTCGACCCGGAGATCGCCGTGCTCGCCGACCCCGGCTCGTGCGTGCGGACGTACGGCACCCGGGAGGACTTCCTCATACCCTCCGCCTGCCTCAACTCCACCGTCTCCGGCCTGATCTCACGGACCGTGCTGCGCGCCGACCTGGTCGGCCGGCACGACTTCCACGGCGCGAAGTTCTACCGTGAACTGGCCGGCGCCGACGTCTCGAACGGCTTCCTCGACGCCGTCTCCCAGTGCTTCCACGAGGTCGCCGACGGCGTCGACGTCGCCGCCAAGGAACTGCTGACCACCGACCGCGCCCCCACCTGGGAGGGCTGGGCGGCGGTCGAGCGCATCAGCGAGGAGTACGGCATCCACGACGTGAACCTGGTCAAGCCCGGCGTCGGGGAGACCACCCGGGTACTGCTGCGCCGGGTGCCCTGGAGGATCCTGGCGCGGGCCGGAGCCGGCGCCGACCTGGACCATGTGCGGCTGCTCGCCGGGCAGCGCGGCGTCCCGGTCGAGGAGGTCGACGAACTTCCCTACAGCTGCGTGGGTTTGATCCACCCCCGGTACACGCGCGGGGCGACCGGCGCCGACGGCAGGACGGTGACCCGCTGA
- a CDS encoding transglycosylase domain-containing protein, whose product MQLKVDSLRERHTSAQPHETMQLRAFQPTPPDPSDPSDTSEQSDQPDGSGPSEPSDGPPRRRADRRKPRTRTRPAIPPALTRRLAPLVAVAAPYARRLKPVYPRPGRTGWRRWLPSWRQWAGATVAAMGLSAFLLAIAYAATDIPQNLNTYATQQDNVYFWSDGTPMARTGWVQRQAMPLKDIPEDVRWAVLAAENESFYSDPGISFTGLGRAVWRTVGKGDTQGGSTITQQYVKNVYLSQDQSVSRKFTEAMISLKLDNQMSKDKILEGYLNTSWFGRGTYGIQRAAQAYYGKDVGDLNASEAAFLASLLKGAGLYDPTLNEANHRRAVERWTWTLDRMVKIGKLSKAERATFRTFPEPLKRNPLYDTGQQTDYLVELASQYAKKAAHITDQDFDLGGYQIYTTFDRKREGALTDEVTKARKNAGKTTPGPAKTVHYGAASVAADGRILAVYGGPDHRTQGYNESNATTVPAGSAFLPFVYAAGLEHGVIKQRDEPREQVTPQTLYDGDDDVPVTTPEGPYWDRSGKKVSAHNDDRKSWGRISLHQALANSVNTPFMQLGMDTGLDKVKQTAQAAGLLPASMGPQVPALSLGSSTPSAIRMAGGYATFAAKGTHTEPYSVRRITRNGSSVRLDTPAAKRAVGRDVAEAVTEALGESFRTAHPAAGTGPASGTAGEAATASVAGKAGATEDDTAAWYVGTVKSVSTAVVVYRMDLAKSLEPLPLEGVAGTRADSVPYGIWAGAVNPPV is encoded by the coding sequence ATGCAGCTGAAGGTCGACAGCCTTCGCGAGCGGCATACGAGCGCGCAACCGCACGAGACGATGCAGTTGCGCGCCTTCCAGCCCACGCCCCCGGACCCGTCCGACCCCTCCGACACGTCGGAGCAGTCCGACCAGCCCGATGGGTCCGGCCCGTCCGAACCGTCCGACGGCCCGCCCCGGCGGCGCGCCGACCGCCGCAAGCCGCGCACGCGCACCCGCCCCGCGATTCCCCCGGCCCTGACCCGGCGCCTCGCCCCCCTCGTCGCGGTGGCCGCGCCGTACGCCCGCAGACTCAAACCCGTCTACCCGCGCCCCGGCCGCACCGGCTGGCGCCGCTGGCTCCCCTCCTGGAGACAATGGGCCGGCGCCACCGTCGCGGCCATGGGCCTGAGCGCCTTCCTGCTGGCCATCGCCTACGCCGCGACCGACATCCCGCAGAACCTGAACACCTACGCCACCCAGCAGGACAACGTCTACTTCTGGTCCGACGGCACCCCCATGGCCCGTACCGGCTGGGTGCAGCGCCAGGCGATGCCGCTGAAGGACATACCCGAGGACGTGCGCTGGGCCGTCCTCGCGGCCGAGAACGAGAGCTTCTACAGCGACCCCGGCATCTCCTTCACCGGCCTCGGCCGGGCCGTGTGGCGCACCGTCGGCAAGGGCGACACCCAGGGCGGCTCCACCATCACCCAGCAGTACGTCAAGAACGTCTACCTCTCCCAGGACCAGTCCGTCAGCCGTAAGTTCACCGAGGCGATGATCTCGCTCAAGCTCGACAACCAGATGAGCAAGGACAAGATCCTCGAGGGCTACCTCAACACGAGCTGGTTCGGCCGCGGCACCTACGGCATCCAGCGCGCCGCCCAGGCCTACTACGGCAAGGACGTCGGCGACCTCAACGCCAGCGAGGCCGCCTTCCTCGCCTCCCTGCTCAAGGGCGCCGGGCTCTACGATCCCACCCTGAACGAGGCCAACCACCGCCGTGCCGTGGAGCGCTGGACCTGGACCCTCGACCGCATGGTCAAGATCGGCAAGCTGTCGAAGGCCGAACGCGCCACGTTCCGCACGTTCCCCGAGCCGCTCAAGCGCAACCCGCTCTACGACACCGGCCAGCAGACCGACTACCTGGTCGAACTGGCCTCGCAGTACGCCAAGAAGGCCGCGCACATCACCGACCAGGATTTCGACCTGGGCGGCTACCAGATCTACACCACCTTCGACCGCAAGCGGGAAGGCGCCCTGACCGACGAGGTCACCAAGGCCCGCAAGAACGCGGGCAAGACCACCCCGGGCCCGGCGAAGACCGTGCACTACGGTGCCGCCTCCGTGGCCGCCGACGGCCGCATCCTCGCCGTCTACGGCGGCCCCGACCACCGCACCCAGGGCTACAACGAGTCCAACGCCACCACCGTCCCGGCCGGTTCGGCCTTCCTGCCGTTCGTCTACGCGGCCGGACTCGAACACGGCGTCATCAAGCAGCGCGACGAACCCAGGGAGCAGGTCACCCCGCAGACCCTTTACGACGGCGACGACGACGTGCCCGTCACCACCCCCGAGGGCCCCTACTGGGACCGCAGCGGTAAGAAGGTGTCCGCCCACAACGACGACCGGAAGTCCTGGGGGCGGATCAGCCTGCACCAGGCGCTCGCGAACTCCGTGAACACGCCCTTCATGCAACTCGGCATGGACACCGGCCTGGACAAGGTCAAGCAGACCGCCCAGGCGGCCGGACTGCTGCCCGCCAGCATGGGCCCGCAGGTGCCCGCGCTGTCCCTCGGCAGCTCCACCCCGAGCGCGATCCGGATGGCCGGCGGCTACGCCACCTTCGCCGCCAAGGGCACGCACACCGAGCCGTACTCGGTGCGGCGGATCACCCGCAACGGCTCCTCCGTCCGGCTGGACACCCCGGCCGCGAAGCGCGCGGTCGGCCGGGACGTGGCCGAGGCGGTCACCGAGGCGCTCGGCGAGTCCTTCCGCACCGCCCACCCGGCCGCGGGCACGGGGCCGGCGTCCGGCACGGCGGGGGAGGCGGCCACGGCCTCGGTGGCAGGCAAGGCCGGCGCCACCGAGGACGACACCGCCGCCTGGTACGTGGGCACCGTCAAGTCGGTGTCCACGGCGGTCGTCGTCTACCGCATGGATCTGGCCAAGAGTCTCGAACCGCTGCCACTGGAAGGAGTCGCCGGCACCCGGGCCGACAGCGTTCCCTACGGGATCTGGGCGGGTGCCGTGAACCCACCCGTCTGA
- a CDS encoding DUF4097 family beta strand repeat-containing protein has protein sequence MSRSIPARVAAAAGAVVVLVATATACGGSVEDDSSPERRSFALRGDTLTVDSDDSALEIVSGGQAKAGAVEVSRWFSGSVLIGDDPRVTWSMKDDRLVLRLKCSGFVADCSAKHRIEVPRGIAVKVEDRDGSVRARGFEDALSIRSGDGSVHVTDSTGPLELRSGDGSVRAEVSSLRVRATTGDGEVHLELGAVPDLVDTRSGDGSVSITLPHATYRVTTKTGDGSVHVSVPRDDAGSHVVSATTGDGGITVRTAD, from the coding sequence ATGTCCCGTTCCATACCCGCCCGTGTCGCCGCGGCCGCCGGTGCCGTCGTCGTGCTCGTCGCCACGGCCACGGCCTGCGGGGGCTCCGTCGAGGACGACAGCAGTCCCGAGCGGCGCTCGTTCGCCCTGCGCGGAGACACCCTGACCGTGGACTCGGACGACTCGGCGCTGGAGATCGTCTCCGGCGGTCAGGCGAAGGCGGGGGCCGTGGAGGTGAGCCGCTGGTTCAGCGGGTCCGTGCTGATCGGGGACGATCCGAGGGTGACCTGGTCCATGAAGGACGACCGCCTGGTGCTGCGGCTGAAGTGCTCGGGGTTCGTCGCCGACTGCTCGGCCAAGCACCGGATCGAGGTCCCGCGCGGGATCGCCGTGAAGGTCGAGGACCGTGACGGCAGTGTGCGGGCGCGCGGGTTCGAGGACGCCCTGAGCATCCGTTCCGGCGACGGCTCCGTGCACGTCACCGACTCCACCGGGCCCCTGGAGCTGCGCTCCGGCGACGGGTCCGTACGGGCGGAGGTCTCCTCGCTCCGGGTACGGGCCACCACCGGCGACGGCGAGGTCCACCTGGAGCTGGGCGCCGTACCGGACCTGGTGGACACCAGGTCCGGTGACGGCTCCGTCAGCATCACGCTGCCGCACGCGACGTACCGGGTGACGACGAAGACCGGCGACGGCTCGGTGCACGTCTCCGTGCCCCGGGACGACGCCGGCTCCCACGTGGTGTCCGCGACCACCGGCGACGGTGGGATCACAGTTCGTACGGCTGACTGA
- a CDS encoding TerD family protein: MTHAMLKGSNVPLDAATVRAVVRWTPGQGVPDVDASALLLGPGGRVRSDEDFVFYNQPRHPSGTVWRLGKKRVADGLTDTVQADLAGLDPEVGRILLVASADGVAFDAVQGLRILLYDAAATGQEALACFDITPETGQETALICGELYRRGEGWKFRALGEGYSNGLKGLATDFGISVDESEEAQGATPAAAQPLPPEQPAPVPAQPAYGYPQPAYGYPQPAYGYPQQPPAVTAPSGYGYPPPVAAAPDPDFRLPPQGPQFIGQ, encoded by the coding sequence ATGACGCACGCGATGCTGAAGGGGTCGAACGTCCCGCTGGACGCCGCCACAGTACGGGCCGTGGTGCGCTGGACACCCGGGCAGGGGGTCCCGGACGTCGACGCCTCGGCGCTGCTCCTGGGGCCCGGCGGCCGTGTGCGCTCCGACGAGGACTTCGTCTTCTACAACCAGCCGCGGCATCCGTCCGGGACGGTCTGGCGGCTGGGCAAGAAGCGGGTCGCCGACGGTCTGACGGACACGGTCCAGGCGGATCTCGCCGGGCTCGATCCCGAGGTGGGCCGGATCCTGCTGGTCGCCTCGGCGGACGGCGTCGCCTTCGACGCCGTACAGGGGCTGCGCATCCTGCTGTACGACGCGGCGGCCACCGGGCAGGAGGCGCTTGCCTGCTTCGACATCACACCGGAGACCGGCCAGGAGACCGCGCTGATCTGCGGTGAGCTGTACCGGCGGGGCGAGGGCTGGAAGTTCCGCGCGCTCGGCGAGGGCTACTCCAACGGTCTGAAGGGCCTCGCCACGGACTTCGGCATCTCGGTGGACGAGTCGGAGGAGGCGCAGGGCGCGACTCCCGCCGCCGCGCAGCCGCTGCCGCCGGAGCAGCCCGCGCCGGTGCCGGCTCAGCCGGCGTACGGGTATCCGCAGCCGGCCTACGGCTATCCGCAGCCCGCGTACGGCTACCCGCAGCAGCCGCCGGCGGTCACGGCCCCGTCGGGGTACGGGTATCCCCCGCCGGTGGCGGCCGCGCCCGACCCGGATTTCCGGCTGCCGCCGCAGGGGCCGCAGTTCATCGGGCAGTAG